Below is a genomic region from Vibrio nitrifigilis.
AATCGATCGCTTTTTTACGTTCACCAGATGCTTCGTATAGAGACGCTAACTCCCGAGCAGCGACTAAGCCAGGGGCTTTTTTGTAAATTTGTTCTTGAAGTTGCAGTGCTTTGGGAAAGTCCCGGTTAGCAACATGAATTCTCTCTTGCAGCTTCAAAGCGTACACGGAACCTTTAGGTTCTGCTGGCAAATTGTTTAACAGCTTTTGCGCTTCAGCGATTTGTTTCGACTTAATTAATAAGTTGATTTTAATTAAGGGGAAACGAATATCGTTAGGAAATTGTTGTTGAGCTTTCTGCGTGAGAGCGATCCCCGCAGAGAGATTATCCGATTCTTCATCAACTTGAATAGAACGTAAATAAGCATTGACACTATTAGGTGATAGCTTGCGCCATTTTTGATAGGCTCTGTCGGCATCGAACCAGAGTTTTTTCATAAAATAGAGGTTCCCGATGAGAGACCATGTTTCGCCAGTTTTTTCTTCGTCAGGAATATTTTCTAATAAAGTGAGTGCGGGCTGGGTCTTCTGCTCAGTAATGAGAGCAAATGCTTTTTGATGCAACAGTGATAGGTCTGAAGGGGATTGCTTAAGTTGCTGATCGATAAGCTCAATAACGTCATCCATTCGACCAGTTTTTTGTGCACTGCTAAATAAAAGTTGGATTGCTGCGATACTGTTAGGGTCTTTTTTCTTCGCTTGGTAAGCGTATTTGTAGGCTTGGTCATAATCATCTTGCAGCAGTAATGCACGTGCCAATGATTCTTGAGCTTTTACTTGATCAGGAACTATCTTCAACAGATCTTTGTAAGTTGCTTCGGCACCTTTATAGTCTTTGATCAGTAACTCATATTGGCCTTTTAAAGCCAAGGCATCAGTATCCTTAGGATTTTTTTTCAGCCATTTATCTGCAACGTCTTTAGCATCGTCGAGTTTACCTAATTTAAGGTAGTAGTACGCAACGCCTATTTCGGCTTTACGCTGATCTGGCTGCTGAGAAATGGCTGAACGCAGTTCCTTTAAACCACTTTCATCGTTATCAGCGAGCTTAACCATACCAAGCATCATCTCAGTATCATTACTTTTACTGCTGTTATACGCTTTTGTGGCTAATGAAAGCGCTTCATCATCGCGGCCAAGTTTAGATAACGTTAAGCTCATTTGAGAGACGAAACTACTGTTATCCTTTTTGTCAGTATCGAGACTTTCCATTTTGTCGATTGCTTCATCAACGTAACCCAATTTCATCAACGTCACTATGTAGAGGCGATTGGCAAAATGATCAGCAGGTAGACGTGGTAACACTTGTTTTAAACGACGGTCTGCTTGTTCATAAAGCTTCAATTGATAAGCTGATACGGCAGAAATCAACATTGTAGAGGTGTTTTTTGAACCATTATTGATGGCTCGATCCGCAGAGTCCTTTGCGCCGGTATAGTTTTTATCGGCATAGAGGATGGCAGCTTTAAGTTCGTTAGCAATAGGGTAATTAGGGACTGCGCTAAGCATCTTATCAACGTAGGGGGAGGCTTCCTTAAACTTTTGTGCAAGTACTAAAGCACGCGCGACGTAAAGTGAATAAAAGCTAGCGGCTGGGGATAGGCTATACGCTTTTTTGTAATCGGTGATTGCCTTGTCAGTGTTTTTTAAAGCCAGTTCAATGTGACCTTTCAACAACCATGAGTCGCTATTGGTTTCGTCTGCTTGTATCGCCTTATTGACAAAAGAGAGCGCGGCAGAGTTATCGTTATCGATGGCACTAAGACGAGTTTGTGCCAAATTAAAATACACTGACTTATCTAAGATGCCTTTATCAATCGTTGAAGTGAGCTTAGTTAGTAATGATTTTGCATTGTCGTTATTACGTAAATTGAATTCCGCAATCGCTTGTAATCCGACTAAGTCTGCTCTTGCTTTAGGTTGATTGATGTCTGACTCACTAATGAGTTCTATGGCATCATCATTACGGCCCATCGCCACTAAGGTTTTCGCGATGAGTGGCACCACAGTGGATTTGTCGGCACCTAAATGAAGCGAACGAGAAAGCTCTTTTTCTGCCGCTGGAAAGTTACCGTTCTGTAGGTAAATTTTTCCTAATAGTAATCTGGGCTCAGAATCTTTGGGCGATGATTGAATGGCATTTTTCAGTTCAATGGTAGCTGAACTGATATCGTTTTT
It encodes:
- the prsT gene encoding XrtA/PEP-CTERM system TPR-repeat protein PrsT, whose translation is MFQNKKSAPRAFLLSSITSSMILFSGLSYANDYVNSAQKYLSKNDISSATIELKNAIQSSPKDSEPRLLLGKIYLQNGNFPAAEKELSRSLHLGADKSTVVPLIAKTLVAMGRNDDAIELISESDINQPKARADLVGLQAIAEFNLRNNDNAKSLLTKLTSTIDKGILDKSVYFNLAQTRLSAIDNDNSAALSFVNKAIQADETNSDSWLLKGHIELALKNTDKAITDYKKAYSLSPAASFYSLYVARALVLAQKFKEASPYVDKMLSAVPNYPIANELKAAILYADKNYTGAKDSADRAINNGSKNTSTMLISAVSAYQLKLYEQADRRLKQVLPRLPADHFANRLYIVTLMKLGYVDEAIDKMESLDTDKKDNSSFVSQMSLTLSKLGRDDEALSLATKAYNSSKSNDTEMMLGMVKLADNDESGLKELRSAISQQPDQRKAEIGVAYYYLKLGKLDDAKDVADKWLKKNPKDTDALALKGQYELLIKDYKGAEATYKDLLKIVPDQVKAQESLARALLLQDDYDQAYKYAYQAKKKDPNSIAAIQLLFSSAQKTGRMDDVIELIDQQLKQSPSDLSLLHQKAFALITEQKTQPALTLLENIPDEEKTGETWSLIGNLYFMKKLWFDADRAYQKWRKLSPNSVNAYLRSIQVDEESDNLSAGIALTQKAQQQFPNDIRFPLIKINLLIKSKQIAEAQKLLNNLPAEPKGSVYALKLQERIHVANRDFPKALQLQEQIYKKAPGLVAARELASLYEASGERKKAIDFLQNEIETRPEKARPLQLLLADIQSRYKPEDAIEQYQTIIKREPKNLIALNNIAWLYINKNDYDTACNYSVKAYDMAKNQPVIIDTYGYCLLKQGNKEKNKEKVTEAVSLLSQAYKTTKGYNNAEIALHYAESLISNKQYALAKDVLNDIDTNNAKLTAMKSNLENLLKNI